A genomic segment from Aerosakkonema funiforme FACHB-1375 encodes:
- the pap gene encoding polyphosphate:AMP phosphotransferase: MLDTLDLDLSLDKTTYRSQIETLMENLRSLQQACWEKKLPVIVVLEGWAAAGKGALVKKMVGYMDPRGFAVHPIWPPSPEEQKYPFLWRFWQKLPARGSIGFFYHSWYIHVLEDRLFERVKEGEVPMVMQHINAFERQLVDDGVAIAKFWIHLSQKELKQRLKKYASDSLQSWRVRPEDWQQEKNYDKYVALAEEMLVHTSTGPSPWTLVEGDCQRWAKVKVLTQLSATITEALDRLHYRTPTPIIPPQEQLNPSEPNLLAQVDLNQSLSRTEYKKELLREQVRLRKLQQSIYEQQIPILILFEGWDAAGKGGAIKRLTDVLDPRSYKVNAFAAPTDEEKARQYLWRFWRRLPTAGTIGIFDRSWYGRVLVERVEGFATETEWRRAYQEINEFEAQLSSDGYVLVKFWLHISQEQQLERFQERENDSFKQYKLTSEDWRNREKWPLYEVAVNQAIQRTSTPTAPWTLIAANDKYYARVKVIQTVTDAIRRKLKNR, encoded by the coding sequence ATGCTCGATACTCTCGATCTAGACCTTTCCCTCGATAAAACTACTTACCGATCGCAAATCGAAACCTTGATGGAGAATTTGCGATCGCTCCAACAAGCTTGCTGGGAGAAAAAATTGCCCGTCATTGTCGTCCTAGAAGGTTGGGCGGCGGCGGGTAAAGGTGCCTTAGTTAAGAAAATGGTGGGATACATGGACCCGCGTGGGTTTGCAGTCCACCCGATTTGGCCTCCCAGCCCAGAAGAGCAAAAATACCCATTTTTGTGGCGATTTTGGCAGAAGCTACCCGCCCGTGGCAGCATCGGATTTTTCTATCACAGCTGGTACATCCACGTTTTGGAAGACCGCTTGTTTGAACGGGTAAAAGAAGGCGAAGTGCCGATGGTGATGCAGCACATCAATGCGTTTGAGCGACAATTGGTGGATGATGGCGTAGCGATCGCCAAATTTTGGATTCATTTGAGCCAAAAGGAATTGAAGCAGCGACTGAAAAAATACGCTTCCGATTCCCTACAATCCTGGCGGGTGCGCCCCGAAGACTGGCAACAAGAGAAAAATTACGACAAGTACGTCGCTCTAGCTGAAGAAATGCTCGTTCACACCAGCACTGGGCCATCTCCCTGGACATTAGTCGAAGGCGACTGTCAGCGGTGGGCTAAAGTCAAAGTCCTTACCCAACTAAGCGCCACCATTACAGAAGCACTCGATCGACTCCACTATCGAACACCTACACCAATTATCCCGCCCCAGGAGCAACTCAACCCATCCGAACCGAATTTGCTGGCTCAAGTAGACCTAAATCAGAGCTTATCGCGGACGGAGTACAAAAAAGAATTACTGCGAGAACAGGTGCGCTTACGCAAACTACAGCAAAGCATTTACGAACAGCAAATCCCCATTTTAATTTTGTTTGAAGGTTGGGATGCCGCCGGCAAAGGTGGCGCAATCAAACGACTCACCGACGTTCTCGACCCCCGCAGCTACAAGGTTAACGCCTTCGCCGCACCCACAGATGAAGAAAAAGCTCGCCAATATCTGTGGCGATTTTGGCGAAGATTACCCACCGCCGGCACAATTGGCATTTTCGATCGCAGCTGGTACGGTCGAGTATTGGTAGAGCGAGTCGAAGGTTTTGCCACAGAAACCGAATGGCGTCGCGCCTACCAGGAAATCAACGAATTTGAAGCCCAACTCAGCAGCGATGGATATGTCTTGGTCAAGTTTTGGCTCCACATTAGTCAGGAACAACAGCTAGAGCGGTTTCAGGAACGGGAGAACGACTCTTTTAAGCAATATAAACTCACTAGCGAAGATTGGCGCAATCGGGAAAAGTGGCCTTTGTACGAAGTAGCGGTGAATCAGGCAATTCAGCGTACCAGCACGCCCACAGCTCCTTGGACGTTGATTGCAGCGAATGATAAGTACTACGCCCGTGTTAAGGTAATTCAGACTGTTACTGATGCCATTCGGCGCAAGCTGAAAAATCGATAG
- a CDS encoding YdcF family protein, translated as MFSTLTQIMLVVLIGTITWQALVKGTGKDAKPRDYLAWVGLVLMLFFLILSFITPNDPAVTTFGSILTFPLKPLGLSILLLFLALTGEIKKKEKTITPKGMNQIWIAFLILTIFSLPLMANLLANRVQNDAIIGFQAALRRPQKVGAIVLLGHSATQLSLLAPNQIQLNDQSDRILQTVQEYQRQLDLNNFAKIIVSAGPRSGFDNAPNQSNRPEADKIAVTLESLGIPPQDIWRERTGLDVRSSAEAVKTQFVDRGKISKRVILVTSALNMQRARQTFAQLGISTIPSPAGFYSLQPDSTPRLRVSSTQKGSCDTLSITISNARKVRISDFVPSAEGLLISTRVINEFWTSVYYFLRGWLAPTLDAIPQLKDFGC; from the coding sequence ATGTTTTCAACGCTAACGCAGATTATGCTTGTGGTGTTGATCGGTACTATTACTTGGCAGGCGCTGGTAAAAGGAACTGGTAAAGATGCCAAACCTAGAGACTATTTGGCTTGGGTTGGTTTGGTTCTAATGCTGTTCTTCTTGATTTTGTCGTTTATAACGCCGAACGATCCAGCAGTCACAACATTTGGCAGCATTCTCACTTTTCCGCTAAAACCGCTGGGCTTGTCAATTTTGTTATTGTTTCTAGCATTAACGGGAGAGATTAAAAAGAAAGAAAAAACGATCACCCCCAAGGGAATGAACCAAATTTGGATAGCTTTTCTGATTTTGACAATTTTCAGTTTACCCTTGATGGCTAACTTGCTGGCCAATCGAGTTCAAAATGATGCGATTATTGGCTTTCAAGCAGCTTTGCGGCGTCCGCAAAAAGTTGGGGCGATCGTTTTGTTGGGCCATTCGGCAACTCAGCTGAGTTTGTTGGCTCCCAATCAAATTCAACTCAACGATCAAAGCGATCGCATCCTTCAAACCGTGCAAGAATATCAAAGGCAGCTAGACTTGAACAATTTTGCCAAAATAATTGTCAGTGCTGGCCCTAGATCGGGTTTCGACAATGCCCCCAACCAGTCCAATCGTCCCGAAGCCGACAAGATTGCCGTAACGTTAGAAAGTTTGGGTATCCCGCCACAAGATATCTGGCGCGAACGTACTGGCTTAGATGTCCGCAGCAGTGCAGAAGCGGTGAAAACGCAATTTGTCGATCGGGGTAAAATTAGTAAGCGCGTTATCCTCGTTACCTCTGCATTAAATATGCAACGCGCCAGACAGACATTTGCTCAATTGGGAATTAGTACTATCCCCAGTCCCGCAGGTTTCTACTCCCTGCAACCCGATTCTACTCCCCGCCTGAGAGTGAGTAGCACCCAAAAAGGAAGTTGCGACACCTTGAGCATTACCATCAGCAACGCACGCAAAGTGAGAATTTCAGACTTTGTACCCAGCGCAGAAGGTCTCCTGATCAGTACCCGCGTCATTAACGAATTTTGGACATCCGTTTATTACTTCTTGCGCGGGTGGCTGGCTCCGACTCTGGATGCTATCCCCCAACTGAAGGATTTTGGATGTTAG